A stretch of DNA from Papaver somniferum cultivar HN1 unplaced genomic scaffold, ASM357369v1 unplaced-scaffold_79, whole genome shotgun sequence:
aaatttgatattgtttaaatggatgaGATTGTAAAAACTGTCATGATGTAAATATTTTcattctacccattttcaaatattttttcttatttttaatttacatcagtaTGCATCCAATTTCACCCTCATTatcttttaagtttaagtcaggatgaatccagattcaaTCTTTCTATTCTTTTGGTGTGcacactaatttttactcgtccattaaaaccatgttttaaaaatatttggacaattgacccaatttttctttttcttacatGGAGGATGTGTTTTTGATAGATGCATATATAATAGCAAGAAGAACCATATTCATCTCTCACCCACCTTACCTAACATCACATTGACTATTCATTCCAATCTAGAATTCCTCGAGACAATCTATGGATGTCTTTAAGGCCTGCATAATGGTGATGAAACTCGGAAGTAGAAAGAAATCTTTAAACAAATCAACAGTGCTAGCTAATAGGATAAATGTATAAATTGGGGTTTCCTTAACCTCCCAACAAGCATCCAACCTTTAAACAAATCAACAAGTACCAGACCTCACCGGTGCCTCCGGTTAAGACAATAACGCACTGATGGTAATGTCTATTCATAAGTCCAAGCACTATGGTTGAGGTTTTGACTTGGCTATAGCCTATAACTACATTTAGCGAGACTTAATCACTATAGCGCGCTATAGCTTCGCTCAAATCCATTATATTCGCTTGGCTTGGCTAGTGAGGATACATCTGTTCCACCTAGAAGTAGCTGCAATATTCCTAGGCAAAGCTAGAGCCAGCTTAAAAAACTGGGCTTCCAAGCCCATTTATACTTAATTGCACCGCCAGTCAAAACTTTGTATCCCGTTGCAAGTATCCTGGCTCCGACACCAACATACCGAACAATACGCAAAGAAACCCTAATCGCATGTAAGGAGATGGAACCGCTTCTGCGTCTTAACTGAACAACTAATCATCTGGATGTTGTCAATCGTCGTCTGTGGGGATGCCTTGCAAAATATGTTAAAGTATTTATAGAGTCGGAAAAGTTTTCATATTTGCAATTTTATTTATTAGGTTGCCAAGTAAACATGTTTTCATATTTGCAACTTGGATCTTCTTAATTTGTATTTCTAGTAAATAAACAATTATGACTTTGCTTCCCACGTCGGGTCGGGTTTATAGATTATGGAAAATCTTAGATCACCGGATTGTGGCAAAATTTTGATTTATTgggtgatttttctttttttctttggattTGAAGGCAAATTGTTGAGCCACACAAGACATTATTTAGGTGGTCACATGCATGCCCATATTATTGTGACAAGAGGAAACATCCTACAAATATGCTCTGCTCATACGGACCCAACCCAAGTCACCCAACAATCTATGGTCCTAATTTTATCTTATGCACCCTACAGATTGTTGGGGAGGAATCATCCACTTTTGTCCTAAAATTTAATGGATGCTTCTAATGTTGACTTAACTTGGACTTGGCTTGACCAAAGATAGATATACAACCAACTAAACAACCTCATACCCTATAGAGGTACCACACCATTTTCTAGTTGTTCTTGGTAAATATCAATATCACACAATATGATCCACTGATTGTGTGTTGTCTATGCAAAAGAAAGACTACCTGGTTAAAATTGTTGGTCTCGAAATGGCAATTAGGGATATTCAGTTTCATTCAGGAATCTGATTTTGCACGCACTCTATTCTCTAAAAAAACTCTATGAATGCCTTGAAAGCCTCCATGGCCTGTCAAAACATTAAATCCAGAATGAAATTTTAAAAGAAAGTCTTCCATTACATAAGAAGAGGCAAAAAGATACAGTTTGTGTATGACTACCTCCACGAGAACTTGTGTCAAGTCTGCAGCATTACAAATGCAATAAACGAATATACAATTCTAGCTGAATTATACAATGGGGTCTCCTTAACATCCCGACGTGCGCCCAACCTTTAAGGAAATCAGCGGGTACCAGAAATCACTGACACTTCGGGTGTAGACGAAAATCCAGTGGTTGTACCGTCTACACCATAAGGATACAAGTCTCCCAAAGGTGCTCGAGGGCTCGCGAACGCTAGATTGATGGTATCGCTCATCTCAAGAGCCCACAAATCTGTTTGAAGCAAAGCTGCATCTCCATTCAGATACTGCATAACTTGTCTCATTGTTGGTCTAAATTCAGAATTAGTATGAGTACATAACAACCCAAGTTTCAAAACCAAGTCTATCTCCTCTGCTACATATTCATTTCCAAAAATTGGATCAATGGTTTCAAGAATAATGCCTTTCCTAGAACGAGACAGAACCAAATCTACCAGATAAACCAAATGCTCACCTGTTGAGTCTGTTTTTACCTCTCCTGGTCTCTTCCCACAAGCAACTTCAAGCAAGAAAACCCCAAAAGAGTACACGTCAGTGCTGGTTGATGCATATCCGCTTCTAGTCATTTCTGGTGCGATATAACCCGGTGTGCCTGCAACCCTAGAAGTAAAAGCATCACCTGTCCCATGGTCAAATAACATTGCAAGACCAAAATCACCCAATTTTGGATTCATTTCAGAATCTAATAAAACATTGCTTGCCTTCACATCTCTGTGAATCACAACCTTTTCCCATTCTTCATGTAGATAAACTAGTCCTGAAGCTACACCTTTTATGACTTTAAATCTTTGAGTCCAATTAAGTATTGCTCTTGGTGATGAAGATGCTGCATCCGAATGAGACGGGAATATGAACTTCTCTAAGCTTCCACAGGACAGGAACTCATACACTAAAAGTAGCTCTCCCTTTCGCCTGCAATAGCCATAGAGTTGTACTAAGTTTCGGTGCCGTAGCTTGCCTATGCTGACAATTTCTGCAATAAATTGCTGCATCCCACGAGATGAATCATGGGAGACTTTCTTGACAGCAACTTCCATTTTAGAAGAGGGCAATACACCTCTGTAGACCTGACCAAAGGCGCCCGACCCTATAATCTCTTTCTCTGCAAACCCTTTTGTAGCCGTGTATAGATCTTTATATGTGAATCTATGTGTCCCGTAAATATGTTCCCACTCCTCTACCAACTCCGCGAACTTTCTCTTCCTTAGGACCAAAAAGATGCCCAAGCATATCGCTATTAACACGACAGATGACATAACTGTTGACAACACAATCGTCAACATTTTTGATTTACCTTCTGGAAGCTTGGGAAGGCTAGAGATCTCCAGACCTTGAGCATCGCCGTTAATCTGAAAACTCCATCCTAATATGTAATGAAATGTTTGCGCGGTTCGAGTAGACGATGAAAACCCCACATACATAGTGTCCAAGAGGATGgttgaaagatcttggtgaaaaGATAACAACGGAACATTTGGTTTGTTTACCTTAATTGGAGCTATTGTTACATTAATTTGCTTCTGCGACCCATCATATTCCACCCAAACTTGCATGGCTCTCCCACTTTTAAGAAGTAAGCTCTTGTACCCACCATTCTCATCAGTGTAATACCCAGCGGGTTTTTCCTTAAcagactttaagtcgttaatattgataccaacatGGTTACTGTCGTGATCATACTCAACATCTTCGCTAGTATCTAGCTCCACTGCAAAAACATGGTTTTCAGGTTTTCCATTGTTTTTCCCATTGAAAAGACCAAGAAATTGGTTAGCTAGAGCTCCAGGTAGCCCTCTTTTAGGTGCAATAACAAAGGCAAGCCCCTGACCACTTATTTCGGTCTCGGAGACTATGGCAAAGACGAAAGTAGTAGAGAAGGAGACTGCAGTAGTAGTGTTACCGttggctgatgatgatgaagagttATGATGGAATTGAACTGGATTGGAGTAGAAGCAATGGCCAACTGAATTTTTCTTTTCCGTGTTTGTTAACCTCAATATCCCTTCAGGGGTGATATCTGCCATGCCATCCTGATGCAAATTCTGAGCATCTCTGAAACCATTGTACTGAAAGCCAAGATCTGCTACCGAGGAAGCCAAAGTTAccatgagaaagaaaaacaaagaacaaCTCAGGAGCTTGAACACGAACATGGTCCAAATTCTTAGTAGATCCGCTTACCGGCCTTAAACTTTGTGTTGTACCTATGAACAAAGCTTGAAAATTGTCATGGATTAGTTAAAACAGAATTGTGAAATAATTATCCATATCTGTATGTGGTTGATATCACTTGGATTAGATTGATTACAATTAAGTTGTGGCTAATTCAGAGATTAGACTATTGACTAAGAGAATCTAGACTTAAATATACCTAAAAGAGAGTAGCTTTCAGAGGGTAATAATGTACCTTCAACATTATTGCTGGTATTCGCAGCCACAGGCTGTATGCTGTACAAGAACTTGTCAAGAAGTAATGCGAAAAATATCTTCGATTGCAGAACTTGTACATCGAAGTAGCTAGGCTCGTATTTATTACTGGGCCATCAAAGTACCATCTACCTAAAATAATATCCAAGTGGAAACCATCAATGTAAACCAACTTGTTCATTGACTTCATTGTTGTACTCTTTGTAGTTCACAAAAAATGGGTGGTTGACAAATATAACCTTACCCCAAACATCGACACAATACAACAAACACCACAGAAGTAAGGAGGTAATTGTAAACATGGAAGATGCGTGATACTCTTGTCATGAGAAGCTTAGTTGAATTTTCAAGATTTAGCAGCAACATTCTGAAATCCAAATAAAACAATTTGCTAAGGAAAATGTCTGATAATATTGGCTCCACTACAGTAACTAAATGGTTTGTGTGTGTCCACCTTTGAAACCATTAAGATATTGTTTGTGATAGCTCCTAAATGCTTTAACAGAGGCAAACCCCTAATTGCCTATGTCATGCTGGAAACTACAGCAAAGATGATAGCAGCAGAGAAGGAAACTGTAGTAGCAGTAGTTTTACAACTTACGCTTGGCTCTTGAGGAAGAACTGGACTGGAGTAGAAGCAATAACCAACTCCGCACCTGGTAGTTTTGATGTTAAATTAAACTTGACCTGGAGATAGAATCAAGTAAGCCATTTTGTCAGAGACATCCAATTCAATTTAGAGAGTCTCCAAAGCATTTATTATATAGTCGAAATTGAATGCTTCTGAGTCTGCAAAACTAAGAtgagaagaaaaaacaaacaaagagGTAATTAAGAGCTTGATATAGGGTGCAAATTCTAGCAAGACCCTTGGCCGGCCTTAAAGAGTAGTTTATGAAGCAGGGCCATGTATTCATAGCTCCAATTATCATCAGTAAATTAGATGAGATTCAAACAATAAAAGTTTATCTGCCCCCCCAAAAAATACACATTTGATGGAGAATAAAGTTAATGTTAAACAGATTCTTCCATTTGGAACTAACATAAGAACAGGGAATACGGTACAAATTTTGTGTATGAAGACCTCCACCAGAATCTCTGTATTCTTGGTTATGGAGACTGCAAAGGAAAAATCAGGAACAGCCACCGTCAGCTAGTAAAACAGAATACTTATAAGTGCCAAATAAAACTTTACAGCAATGTCCTACCTTTAACAGAAATCAACGGGGACCAGATGGCACTGACTCGTTGGGGGTTGACGATGATCCAGAGAAAGTGCTGTCTATACCGCAAGGGTATAAGTCACCCATGTTTACTCGCGAGAATACTTGACTCAGGGTATCGCTCATCTCGAGGACCCATAAATCTGTTTGAAGCAGACAAACATCTCCATTCAGATATTGCATGACTTGTCTCATGGTTGGTCTTAAGTCAGAATTAGTATGAGTACATAGCAATCCAAGTTTCAAAACcaattctatttcttctgctacATATTCACTTCCAAAACTTGGATCAATAGTCTCACGCAGAGTGCCTTTCCTCCAGCAAGACAGAACCAAATCGACCAGGTAAATCGAACGGACACCTGTTACGTCTGTTTTTATCTGCACTGGTCTCTTCCCGCAAGCAACTTCAAGCAAGAAAACCCCGAATGCATACACATCAGTACTCATTGATGCTATCCCGCTTCTATTCATTTCTGGTGCGATATAACCTGGTGTGCCGCAAATTCTAGAAATAGGTGCGTCAATTGTCCCATGATCAAATAACATTGCAAGACCAAAGTCGCCCAATTTTGGGTTCATTTCAGCATCTAATAAAACATTGCTTGCCTTCACATCCCTGTGAATCACAACTTTTTCCCATTCTTCGTGTAGATAAACTAGTCCAGATGTTACTCCCTTTATGATTTTAAACCTTTGACACCAATTAAGTGTTGATCTTGAAGACACTGACGATGATGCACTCGAACTTGACGGAAAGATGAACTTCTCTAAACTTCCACAAGACAGGAACTCGTACACTAAAAGCAGCTCTCCCTTTCTTCTGCAATAGCCATAGAGGTGTAATAAGTTTCTGTGCCGAACCTTGCCAATGCTTACAATTTCTGCAATAAATTGCTGCAACCCATGTGTTGAATCATGCGTAACTTTCTTGATGGCGACTTCCTTTCGAGAAGTAGGCAATACACCTCGGTAGACTTCACCAAAGGCACCCCTCCCTATAATCTCTGCCTCTCCAAATCCATTTGTGGCCTTGTACAGTTCTTTAAATGAGAATCTATGTGTCCCATAAATTTCTTCCCAGTCCTCTATCAATTCGGCGAACTTTTTTTTCCTTAAGAAGAAAAAGATGCCCAGACATATCGTTATCATCACAACAATTGGGATAATTATTGACAACACTACAGTCAACATCATTGCTTTTTTTTCAGGCTTTGGAAGTTCAGGAAAGCTAGAGAGATCGAACTCTTGAGCCATGCCATTAATCTTAAAGCTCCATCCTAATACATAGTGAAATGTTTCCACCGTTTGAGTAGACGCAGAGAATCCCAAATACATGGAGTTTTTGAAAACAGTTGAAAGATCTTGGTACAGGGATAATAAAGGAACGTCTGGTTTGCGTACCTTGAATGGAGCTATGGTTACATTAACTTGCTTCTGTGACCCATCATATTCTACCCAAACTTGCATGGCTTGTCCACTGTTAAGACTTAGGTTCTTATACCCGGCGTTATTATCAGCGTAGTACTTGGCAGATTCAGCCTGAACAGACTTTAAGCCATTGATATTGATACCGACATGGTTGTCGTCGATGTCATACTCTACGTTTTTTATAGTATCCAACTCCACTGCAAAAACATGGTTCTCAGGGTTTCCATTGTTTGAATCATTGAATAGACCAAGATATTGGTTTGCTAGAGCTCCAGGAAGCCCTCTCTGAGGTGCAATAACAAAGGCAAGCCCCTGACCACTTACGTCACTCTCGGAGACTATGGCAAAGACGAAAGAAGTAGAGAAGGAGACTACAGAAGTAGTATTACCCATATTGGCTGATGATGAGGAGTTACTGGAGAACTGAACTGGACCGGAGTAGAAGCAATGACCAAGTTGATGCTTGGAATTGGTGTTGGTTAACCTTAATAGGCCGCCAGGTGTGATATCCACCATGCCGTTACAACTCAAATTTTGAGCATTTCTGAAGCCATTGTATTCAAAGCCAAGATCCTCTGATGTTGCTGCAAAACTTAGGATGAAATAGAACAGAGAAAACAACAAAACAGATAGGAGCTTGAATAAGAACATGGTCCAAAATTCTTGCCGGCTTAAATTTTCTGATGTACTCTATGAACAAGCCTTAAAATTTGTCCTGCATATAATCTAGACAGAGTTTAACTGCAAATTAAGTCAAAGCATATACACGGAATATTAGATGACACCACTTGGATTATATGttgatacaaaacaatagtcAGCAAGTTGAGAGAGAAGACTATTGACTTAGAAAATCAAGAGTTAAATGAATAAGCATATCAATAACGGGTAGCTTTCAGATGGTGTTACTGACTTAAACAAGTTTATCTTTAGCATTATTGCCGGCATTTTGCAGGCCATAAGGGGTATATAATAAATTGTAGGAAACATGAAGAGTATTTTGTTTCCTGATGATGCATGGGACCATATTGCAAAACATTATAAATATAAATCAACTTGTTTTATTTCTTATACGCATTGTTGCATACCAGTGCATGTGGAAATTTCTAGGAAAATGGGGTTGAAAAATTCCAAGCATAGGAAAAATACAATATAGCAAGCAAATTGGAAGTCAGAAGCTTGATTAAAATAAGCAACAATTACCAACATTAGGAAAGATTAATACGCATATTCTTTATAATCCTACTATAATATGTAACCACTTCCCTGTTGCCTGAGGGACTTAACTAAATAGACATGTAGTTCCATGGTTTTCATAGTTTAAGACAGATTCAATGCTTAAAATTGGTATTTACAATTTTTAAAATGATGATTCAAAAGTCAATTCCGATGTTCTAGTAAACGAAATCGAGTGAAATTCGAAAGGAACATACTATAGTTTGTCCTAGTCTTCTCTATTTTGCACCGACTACAATTTTTAAAATGATCATTCCTCAATATCAAGTTATATCAATAATGAACATACCTAGATTTTATTCTCACAATGACAACAATATAACAGTTACAGGCATGCTATGGGAATTTTCAAACATTGCCAATAAACCAAAATGTCCAGTAGATCTCATTTATAGAAATGCATTGAATATGAGaacaaaacattgattttactaGAATTGAAATCTCTTGCTTGAGAAATGTTACCTTCCATGAAGACAATCAGAACAGAAATGTCCTACCACAGGCAACTTACAGGGGCGTATTCAGCTGGGATGATTCTGGAAAAACCCATCAATTATTCCAGAAAATCCTAATCGAATACACCCCTGTTAATGCAACAGACCTCCAAATCGCCTTGGCATTGAGTATT
This window harbors:
- the LOC113344684 gene encoding L-type lectin-domain containing receptor kinase IV.1-like isoform X3, whose protein sequence is MFVFKLLSCSLFFFLMVTLASSVADLGFQYNGFRDAQNLHQDGMADITPEGILRLTNTEKKNSVGHCFYSNPVQFHHNSSSSSANGNTTTAVSFSTTFVFAIVSETEISGQGLAFVIAPKRGLPGALANQFLGLFNGKNNGKPENHVFAVELDTSEDVEYDHDSNHVGININDLKSVKEKPAGYYTDENGGYKSLLLKSGRAMQVWVEYDGSQKQINVTIAPIKVNKPNVPLLSFHQDLSTILLDTMYVGFSSSTRTAQTFHYILGWSFQINGDAQGLEISSLPKLPEGKSKMLTIVLSTVMSSVVLIAICLGIFLVLRKRKFAELVEEWEHIYGTHRFTYKDLYTATKGFAEKEIIGSGAFGQVYRGVLPSSKMEVAVKKVSHDSSRGMQQFIAEIVSIGKLRHRNLVQLYGYCRRKGELLLVYEFLSCGSLEKFIFPSHSDAASSSPRAILNWTQRFKVIKGVASGLVYLHEEWEKVVIHRDVKASNVLLDSEMNPKLGDFGLAMLFDHGTGDAFTSRVAGTPGYIAPEMTRSGYASTSTDVYSFGVFLLEVACGKRPGEVKTDSTDLWALEMSDTINLAFASPRAPLGDLYPYGVDGTTTGFSSTPEVSVISGTR
- the LOC113344684 gene encoding L-type lectin-domain containing receptor kinase IV.1-like isoform X1: MFVFKLLSCSLFFFLMVTLASSVADLGFQYNGFRDAQNLHQDGMADITPEGILRLTNTEKKNSVGHCFYSNPVQFHHNSSSSSANGNTTTAVSFSTTFVFAIVSETEISGQGLAFVIAPKRGLPGALANQFLGLFNGKNNGKPENHVFAVELDTSEDVEYDHDSNHVGININDLKSVKEKPAGYYTDENGGYKSLLLKSGRAMQVWVEYDGSQKQINVTIAPIKVNKPNVPLLSFHQDLSTILLDTMYVGFSSSTRTAQTFHYILGWSFQINGDAQGLEISSLPKLPEGKSKMLTIVLSTVMSSVVLIAICLGIFLVLRKRKFAELVEEWEHIYGTHRFTYKDLYTATKGFAEKEIIGSGAFGQVYRGVLPSSKMEVAVKKVSHDSSRGMQQFIAEIVSIGKLRHRNLVQLYGYCRRKGELLLVYEFLSCGSLEKFIFPSHSDAASSSPRAILNWTQRFKVIKGVASGLVYLHEEWEKVVIHRDVKASNVLLDSEMNPKLGDFGLAMLFDHGTGDAFTSRVAGTPGYIAPEMTRSGYASTSTDVYSFGVFLLEVACGKRPGEVKTDSTGEHLVYLVDLVLSRSRKGIILETIDPIFGNEYVAEEIDLVLKLGLLCTHTNSEFRPTMRQVMQYLNGDAALLQTDLWALEMSDTINLAFASPRAPLGDLYPYGVDGTTTGFSSTPEVSVISGTR
- the LOC113344684 gene encoding L-type lectin-domain containing receptor kinase IV.1-like isoform X2 — translated: MADITPEGILRLTNTEKKNSVGHCFYSNPVQFHHNSSSSSANGNTTTAVSFSTTFVFAIVSETEISGQGLAFVIAPKRGLPGALANQFLGLFNGKNNGKPENHVFAVELDTSEDVEYDHDSNHVGININDLKSVKEKPAGYYTDENGGYKSLLLKSGRAMQVWVEYDGSQKQINVTIAPIKVNKPNVPLLSFHQDLSTILLDTMYVGFSSSTRTAQTFHYILGWSFQINGDAQGLEISSLPKLPEGKSKMLTIVLSTVMSSVVLIAICLGIFLVLRKRKFAELVEEWEHIYGTHRFTYKDLYTATKGFAEKEIIGSGAFGQVYRGVLPSSKMEVAVKKVSHDSSRGMQQFIAEIVSIGKLRHRNLVQLYGYCRRKGELLLVYEFLSCGSLEKFIFPSHSDAASSSPRAILNWTQRFKVIKGVASGLVYLHEEWEKVVIHRDVKASNVLLDSEMNPKLGDFGLAMLFDHGTGDAFTSRVAGTPGYIAPEMTRSGYASTSTDVYSFGVFLLEVACGKRPGEVKTDSTGEHLVYLVDLVLSRSRKGIILETIDPIFGNEYVAEEIDLVLKLGLLCTHTNSEFRPTMRQVMQYLNGDAALLQTDLWALEMSDTINLAFASPRAPLGDLYPYGVDGTTTGFSSTPEVSVISGTR
- the LOC113344619 gene encoding L-type lectin-domain containing receptor kinase IV.1-like, producing the protein MLTVVLSIIIPIVVMITICLGIFFFLRKKKFAELIEDWEEIYGTHRFSFKELYKATNGFGEAEIIGRGAFGEVYRGVLPTSRKEVAIKKVTHDSTHGLQQFIAEIVSIGKVRHRNLLHLYGYCRRKGELLLVYEFLSCGSLEKFIFPSSSSASSSVSSRSTLNWCQRFKIIKGVTSGLVYLHEEWEKVVIHRDVKASNVLLDAEMNPKLGDFGLAMLFDHGTIDAPISRICGTPGYIAPEMNRSGIASMSTDVYAFGVFLLEVACGKRPVQIKTDVTGVRSIYLVDLVLSCWRKGTLRETIDPSFGSEYVAEEIELVLKLGLLCTHTNSDLRPTMRQVMQYLNGDVCLLQTDLWVLEMSDTLSQVFSRVNMGDLYPCGIDSTFSGSSSTPNESVPSGPR
- the LOC113344686 gene encoding L-type lectin-domain containing receptor kinase IV.1-like, with the translated sequence MFLFKLLSVLLFSLFYFILSFAATSEDLGFEYNGFRNAQNLSCNGMVDITPGGLLRLTNTNSKHQLGHCFYSGPVQFSSNSSSSANMGNTTSVVSFSTSFVFAIVSESDVSGQGLAFVIAPQRGLPGALANQYLGLFNDSNNGNPENHVFAVELDTIKNVEYDIDDNHVGININGLKSVQAESAKYYADNNAGYKNLSLNSGQAMQVWVEYDGSQKQVNVTIAPFKDGALRLMAWLKSSISLAFLNFQSLKKKQ